The genomic window CTATTGCAATTAGTCGACTTGCTTTAAAGAAAAAACTTGATCAATGCTAAGGCCTTAAGGCGGTGGTTGTTACTTATACTGACGCATTAATTTATACTAATGCATTTTTTTTTAATACTGATGCATTTGTTATTTCAACCCACTCCCTTGTAATTTCGACCTTCGGTAAGAAATCATTTATTTGGGTTGATTAAGATCTCTTGTCCCCTTTGACAACCTATGGACTCATGAAGGTTTGCCCATCGGTGTGGTTCGATAAGTCCTACTCGACCCACAAGAACACTATACTTGTAATTACTAGACGCTTAATTATTATATAAATCACTTATATCTGATGCTGAAAGTGCTCGGTTATAGATCCTCACGTCATCCATTTCCCCTATGAAGTAATCTGCAGCTTGCGGTGAAGTGACAGGCATCGTAGCTACTCGGGTGATATCTGATGTAACTGCGGGAGTTCCCAGTAGGTTATCTACTGATACATCCGGTTGACCATTAATATAGATAGTCATCGTCCCATTACGATATGTCATGGCTACATGGTACCATTGGTTATGGGTTAATGAAGTTGTCGAGGTTAGATATTCTGGCTTATCAAGCCTAATACCAGCATAAATACGACTATCAGCAGTTAATTGTATAGAAAAAGGATGTATATAATGGCCTTTGCGTATAATGAAACCACCATCAGCATGTGTTTTCACCCAAATTGCAATTGTCAGCTCATTGGTTTCAGAGATTGCAAAGTCATTCTCTCCTAGATCTAAGTAATCCTGGCCATCAAAGAATAATGCACCTTCTTGGTTGTTTAGCCTATCAACGACCGGTTCAGTGCACGACCGGTTCAGTGCCAGAGTCTACCACATTATCGATATTACCTGTGGCGTCATTAATATTACCTGCACTTATTGGTAACCAAACTTGCAGTGCCTCATCCATAGAACATTTATCATACCAACACATATATGATTTATCGTCACACGCAATAGTTTCACAATTAGCGAGATTAGGACAAAGTGACGCATCAGCTGTAGCGATACAAACACCAGAGTTGCAATGAGAGGATTTGCCACACTCACCAGCAACGCTGCATGTATTGGCGTCATTTGGAATGTTCTCACAGCCTCCGCCTGAAGCTGCAATGCAGACGTCATCTGTACAGGGGTTGCTATCGTTGCATAGCTGGTTCATTGGCAAATATGGGCATTGTTGAGTTTGTGCATTACAGTCTAGCGTACAATCGAGGTCATCAGACGGGCAAGGTATAGGGCCTGCTACACATTTGCCATTATTGCAGGTCTCACCATTACACCAATTACATTCTTTATCACCTAAGCATTCAGCTTGACTGCAGAATAACTTAGCCCAGAGCACATAAAGACTTTTACCAAAGCGCAGCTCAGCTTCACTGGTATGTGGATGCCTGCCAGTCGTTTCGTTATATTCTTGACAACAAGTGCGTAAATTTGTGCCTTCAAATACACATTCACAATCTGGATAATTCCACCCTTGCTCGGTCTTGAGGCATAGTTCATTAGTAATCAGACTGCGTTCTCTAGTAGAGATAACGTCGGTGTAATCAAAGATAGGTACCATCCCATCATAATCTGCAAAAAGCATGGTATTAAAGGCGTTGGCAGTTGTAGTATCTTCATGTCCACCATAATCGCCACAGTAAATATTGCAGGCAAAATAAATAAAATGAATATAATTGAAATCAGCTCTTAAACCATCAAGCATTTCTGTATAGGCAATATATAACTCATCATAATAGTCGTAATTATCCCCATCGGCTCGCATCTCAAGCATGGCAACATCTATATCGTCATAATAATAATCCCTGACAGTACTCTCAAACTCAGGGATGGTTTTCGGTCTTGGCAACTCACAAAGGTTGAGAACAATGTTGCTTATGGCAAATGCATTTTCTGGAGGAACATTAGGATCAGAAGAAGTAGAAGAAATGTAAGGAATTTCACTGCCATCACGCAGGTTATATTGTTTTTTAGATATGTAGTACCTGTCATGATCGAGCAATGCTAATTCAAAAATACCATTAAGAAGATTTTGGCCATATGAACGACTGTGTAAAAGATATTTCTTGCTGCGAATGATTTCTAGGCATTCATCAGTAATGCTATCAAACTCAGTATTAGTCTCGTGGCCCCCAACATATATACCAGCTGGATAAAATACCGGGTCATGGTTATCTGGTTTATCATCACCGCCTGAGGTATTGTTATTGCCTGACGGCTCAGTATTTTGATTATTATTATTATTATTATTGCTACTGTTATTATTATTTACGTTTTGGCTGCTGGTATCATTATTCGGTTCAGAAACAATGTTGAGAGGCTCATTGCAAGCTGCACAGAATAACGAGCAAAAAACACAAATCTTTGAAAGCCAGTAGACCATATCATTACCTCGATATTAACTGAGTTTATTATTATTTGCTTACTCTTTTTAGTATACGTTGCCCTTTCCATACAGTATCTTTTTTTAACCAAATTATTTAAATAATTGACGAATTAATATTGCAAGCACCACTATTAATGAAAATAAATACCCACTAGCCGCAGCCTGACAACCAGATTGAGCACTCATAAAGCTTTTCTTTTTATTATTAGATTCTGATTCACTTTGTTCATTATCTGGTATATTATTTTGATTCGGATGATCTACTGCTGGGCCAGTATTTGCATCATCAGGAAAATCCGGCACGCTGTAACCATCATAGATAGCTTGAGCTACAGCGCTTTTGTTGCCGTTACTGTCAAAGGCGCGAGCGGTAATTATTTTTGCCGTGGTTTTAAAAGGGACGGTATAAAAATTTGAGTTTTCATCAGGAATACTATCATCTAAAGTATAACGAATCGTTGCAGTTGGCTCAGAACATACAATAGTAATTTCTAATGAATCGCTAGCATATACATCCGGCACCGGGCTGATACCCACATATGCGGTATCAATAGGGATAGGATGATTGCCCCCGGGTAGCTTATAGCGGTAAGTCTCCCACATGTATTTCTCAAATGGGTCAGAAAATTTATATAATTCATTTATAGTTGTTTTCGTGGTTATCCAGGTGGCAAATAAATTACCGGTATACTTTACTATTGTATCTTTTATGCTCTGCAAATCTGCCATGCGCCAACGGTCAGCATAAGCGAAAAAAGAAGCATGATTCCATAAAGGTTCTGCTTTCATCATACGAGCGGCAAGTGCTTGGCCTGACATGTATGGATTAGTACAACAAAGTTTATATTCATAACTATTAGCGTCATGCCCATCTCTTGTCCAAGTGCTGGGGTAGCGGGTATCTGTCCTTGACTCAAGCTGCGTAATATGGCTTTGAAAGGCTACATTTTCGCCACTCCAGGTAGGAGCAAAATAATAATGTTGATCTTCACTGAAGATCGCCCCCGCCAACGTCTGCATATCTTTATCTTCTAACATCATACCGGCAAAAATAATCGGCCACTTGCGACCGCTATGGCATCCTCCTATAGCTTGCCACTCAGTACGCGCGCCACTGTTGACGAGACCCCACAAATCAATACCTACTTGAATATAATTTATTAGCAGTCGTTCTTTTTGCAGTTGTGGATAATTAAGGTGCAGCATTAACGCCGCTTTACTAACAGCCCATACAAACCATTGACCATAAGATGGCATGTGATCATACGGCGCTTCCTTGCCAAATGGTATATGATCAAGCCAAGGTTGCTGAAATTTACGGATCCATTCTTCGATATCCGGCGCATTATCAGGTAGGGGCAGAGAACTTAAAAGCTCGCGTTTAAGATTACGAGCTAGATAAACATGACTTTTCGTAGGGTCATTAGCTGGTGGTGGCGCATAAGATGGCCTAAAAGCATCCGGTGGTTGCGGAGTAGCAACACAGGTAAGTATCGGCGCCGTATCAATGGGCCGGACATAATAACTATAATTTTTTTCTTCCATATTATATTCTGGTTCTAATGGCCGACTCTTAGTAGAAACCAACGAATCACCCGGATTTAATGTAATAATCGGTTTTTTAAAATTTTCAGGATGATAATAATCTCCTACGAAGCCTAAACGGCTGTCATAAGCTGCAGTACGGCAACAGGGATTTATCATCGAGCCATTGCGAGCCCACTGATTCGGCCAATCTATTACTTCATTAATATGACATTTACTTAAATAACCTTCTCCCTCTCGCTTTCCACCTGGTCCTCTTGGGCATTCAATTAATGTCCAACCTGCATCTACAACCTGCTGGCCGAACAACGGTGGAGGATCAATATCTATAATAGTTGCCTGGCCTACCACATACCAGTCGCCATTGATAAATTTACCAACCGGCATTGGTTTATCAAACGTCCAGGTAACTCCGTATTGTTCTATAATTTGTCTATTTTCTAACTGTGGGATCTGTATATCCATATCTTGGGTATAAACAGTAGTTGGAATAGGATCTATGTGCGAATAGCCCCAGTCCTCCTGCGCAAAACACTTTTGACTTGATAATAGTAAAATAGTAAATGCGAAAGAAAATAATGCTAGATAATATACAAATGAGCCACTTACAGAACTAACTTGTAAGCCTTTTCCTGCGTCGCTCCCGCGAAAGCGGGAATCTATAATGTACTGTTTTTGCTTTTTGTTATGGATTCCCGCTTGTACGGGAATAGCGTTTTTTCGATTTATTTTTAAAATTCTATTCAGTATTACAAATGGATTAAGTAAATAACATTTATTATACTGTTTCATTTGCTTACTCCTTGGTTGCTATCTCAAATTTCGAGATAGCCCCGGCAATACCAAATTTATTAATCGATCTCACTTCAAGATATGTTTCTACTGAATCAAGCTGCCAGAGATAAGACTCCTTATTATATTCAAACCATTCACCACCATCTATGCGGATCTGATAGGTTTTTAAATTAGGAGTGAATGTTTTAAAACTTAAGGTGATTGTTGCTGCGTCTTGTATCTCAGCGGTAACTTGTACTTGTTGCATAGCAAAGTAGGGGTCTTTTGCTGGGTCTTCGGTAGGAATTATTAATGATGATGCTCCAGAAAGCCATTCGGTGGTGTCATCTGAAGCTGAGCAGATATTTTGAGTACATCTAGTGATAATGCTCCATCCATATTGCGGCAGCTCATTCATAAAATTAGTATTGGGAAGATAGCAATTATTAGCGAATTCCTCCGCCGGGTAACCATCTTTTTTATAATATTTCTTGTTGGGGTCTTTTAGGTCTTCTGGAAAATCTAGAGTATCTTGAAATTCTCGATATTTATCTGGAGGTACTAGTGCTGCTATTGCCGCTGCCCCAACTTCAAGCGCCTTTTGTATTCTTGGCAGTTGATCGTTGAGATATTTTTTTCGATGTTCATAAATAATCAGATTGGCGCCATTGGTAGCAAAGAAATCCTGGCGAATCTCATAAGCATTTAGTGGCATACCCTTTAAATTAGTTACATAGACATCCTGCATTGGATCTAACATGATCCACTTGCCATATTGATTAGACCATAATTCAGTAACGCTATGCTGTGCAGTAGCTTTAGTATAATAACCTAAGCTAAAAACACTGGGCCGCTTTAAGGCCACATGGCGACAAATCCAACCCAACGAAGCTGCGGCTGACACCAAAATCTGCACAGCTTGACTACAATTGGCTCGATCACCATTCGCCAACCGCTCAAGAATAAATAAAGCCCCTGTAGGCACTTCTTTAGGATATTCTGGTTCAGGTGCCCCGTATAATTTAATTTGATGAAACACCCACTCCATAAGTAGTATTTGCCTTTCAAATTCTGTAGCGCCGGATTGAATTACTTCATCAAGCTTATACTTGGTGCGCAATGTGTGCAGTTTTTCATTTTCAAAGGTGTCAAAGCCGAACTGCTCAAACCGCTGTGTATATATATTATCTACATAGGGCTCGACACTTGGTTCGGTGATAGTTAATGTTGCCGTGTTGCCGATAGGTATTGTCTTAATGTTTTGTATCTGAGTGTCATGCGGCTCATATTCTTCGTATGGTTTTTCTTCTATATTTGGGTCTGATTGAGGTGTATCAGAAGTACTGACTTGTCCTACATTGCCGCACCCTAGACTGAATATAACGACAAGTATTACACTACTGGGTGCTACTATTAAGGAAAAATTCATTTTGAATTCTCGCATAGTTAGACATCACCTAATAAGAATTCAAATCGAATTCTTAACTGCATGCCCGTTAGTTCCAGTTAAGGGATAAAATGTTCAAAAAATGTAAGTTGATATTTATTTGATGAATATTTTTACGTATTTTCTTTTGATAAAGTTGGGTCTTCTGTTTTCTAATGTGGATCTTCTGTTATTGAAGGAGCACTTGGTCCTGATAAAGTCTGCTCTGTCATTTCATTGGATAGTGGAAAAACAAGGAGAGTTACAACCCGAAGAAAGCGCAAAAGTCTATGTCATAACTCAGCACTGGTGCCAACTCATAGCCAACAGGATCACGTTACGGCACAAGAGCATGTTTCTTACGACAAAACAGGTTCGAGGGTGAGTATCAGACCTCAAATAGGGGTTGTGCTATGCTAGATTTGGCCGTGTTGGTTTGCGAGGATGACGTTCGGTGCCATTGGCATTATCGAGCGTGGTGCACAAGTGTTCTCTGGATATCTCTTTTCATAGAAGAAGGAATTAGCACATATTTTTAAGTTACATCAGGTTGATCGTAGACCAAGAAACTTTGGCTTTCAATATTAGTGGCGATAAACCCACCTATCTTTGAAGCACCTCGCATAATAGCGTTAATGCTAACCAGCAACATTTTCCACGAATAAGACAAAGCAACCGCACCATAGTCGTACGGTACAATCAGCGATGTCTTTTCTTTTTCGCGTGGCATAAGATGGGTATAAGATGCAAGCAGGCTAAAACCATTTATTTCTCTGGTACGCAGCTCAAACTCGAGATCCTGGATAATCGATTCACCACTATTGCGATAGGGTAGATTGTTTTGTGGTGGCTGTATGAGATTGTCGATCTTAGTGTGGAAAAATGTCATTGTACCTTGAGCATAATCTAAAAACTTTTGTGCATAGCCATCGTCGCGGTAGTGCTTGACAAAGGCAGCTACTTTTAAAGCATCAAGTTTATTGGCAAGGTTGATAGCAACATAACGATTGTTGAGATCACCACTGGCTACCATTGAATTGTTACGCTTGCGATTGGTCTTTATATCAATAACTCCTAAAAAGGCATTAGCACCATATAGAGCAGAACCTGGTCCACGAATGATTTCAACCTGCTCAACATTCTCGATAGCGATGGGATTAATAGCGCCACCAGTAAACATGTCGTTAAGCCGTTGCCCATCAATCAACACTAAGACATAATCATGTTCAGTTGTATTGCGACCACGTACCGATATGCGAAACACTCCATTACCATTGTCAGTTGTACCCTGAAACCCAGGAACAAAGTTAAGCAATCGCTCTATAGTACGAACACCAAGACGCATAATATCTTTGCGCGTAAAAACCGTTACCGATGAAGGCGCTTCCAAATTCGTTGTTTGCTGCACAAGAAATGCCCAATTTACGCAACTCTCGATAAATGCGAGGGCTTCCATATTTACAATTATGCGCCATATAAATATTGCGTATTTGCACCAATAAAAGCTCATCTTGTTGCTGTCGTTTTTGTTGCATACCGTCATCAAGCCATTGGTAATAGCCTGAGCGCGATAGCCGCAAAAAACGGCAGAGCAAGTTAGTTGGGTACCTATTTATCAATTGATGCATCAAGCGGTGTACCTTACCGATGCAATTTCGCGAAAAAAGTTGTAGCTTTCTTGAGTATCTCACGCTCCATTTTTAGCGTTTTGTTCTCATGGCGAAGCTTCCTAAGCTCTTCGTCGCGCTCGGTTAGGCGGCCATGACCTGAAAAGAAAATCGTCGCTGCAGCGGTGGAGATCGACAAGCTATGCCAGTATGTCCCATCGCTCAGCCGCAGCTACACAGGCCGCCGTCCCGACCCACCACCCTGGGAGCTGTGCTGGCCGAGGCTTCGCTGGATTCGGGCTTGACAACGGGGGGCCTTCTCATGGAAGTCGGGATTTACCTATCTGTGTCAAGCATTGTTCATGTCCAATAGAATTGCAACTGCCAGGCACACAGTAGCGTATTAAAATACTATCTAAATAAGTGTATGCCTCACGACCACTGAATGTGAGACTATGTTCTCCTTTTAAAAGACTCCATATTGTTGGTTCACGATCACTACAGGTATCGCTGCAGGTCTCTTCAGTGCTAATATTGGTTACATTTACAGCTTGCCAAGAAAATTCAGATAACTGACCAGCATGATAAACGGTTGGTTCGTTGCCGGTTGTTGCGCCATCATCAATTGTTACAAAAAACGAATTACAGGCGCCACTGTTAGTACAGTAGGGTAATACAGGTTGGGTGCGTATGCGAGCATCGATGACATACTGGCCTGAATAAGGAGCAAAAAAAGTAAAACTAAATAAGCCCGCATTCTCTTCGTTAGTAAACACATAGTTACCTCCAGAGGCATTTACATCATCGCCAATTTGCATCGGGGTTACTATTTGGGCATCTTCAGCTTCTAAATAAATACAAGCAGATTCTGGATAGGCTTCAATGTTACGATAGCCACAGCCACTATTAGTTATAGCTGTAAAAAATATTGCGATTATAATTATATAGAGATTACTGGTCACTTTCTCGCCTCTAATGCACGCAATAATTGCACAGCATCGTTGTGAAAACGACCTTGTGGATAATTGGTAATATATTTTTTAAGTAATTTTAATCCACGCTGTTTGTTAGGCGAATGATCAATGGCAAGCTGTGCTGCAGCATAAAAAGCATCTTCGGCTTGAGTTGTGCCCGGGTAAGTGCGGGTGACGGTTAAATAACTTTCAATGGCAATAGCCGGATGTCCGTCAGCAAGTTCTGCCTCGGCTTCAACAATCGCCAGTTCGGCGAGCCAATGCTTATTATATCGAGTATTATTACGGGCACGGCGAATAAGTATACGCGCCTCTTTGATACGGCGTGCCTTAATACGTGTGCGTATTTCAGCTATACTTGGAGTTTTGGGTGCTAACGTTTTATCTGATTTCGTCGATTTGACTATAGCTTTATTGGTAGATGATGTGGCGCCTATAGCATTGTTTGTAACCGAAGACTTCATACTTAAAGAATTAGCTTTGATCCGTTGGGCTTTACCTGAACCAAGAATACTATTTTGACCAGTAGCGATCTCAGTGACTTCGATTTGTCCTTGCTGTACTGTAACCACTGTTGTTGTAGCAATATCATTGCGCTTTACGGTAAAGCGAGTACCGATTACACGTATTTTTGCCTCAGCAGTTGCTACGAGTAATGGTGCGTTTTGTGGCTGTGGCTTGACCTGTAGATTAATAGAGCCTTTATGAAGAACGATTTTTGTGTTTAATTTATTATTAATATAAACTTTGGTGCCTGTATTTAGTTGTATCTGTGACTTGTCTCTAAGTTGCAACATCGCATCGCTTTTGGCGAACAGCAGAACTTCATCAATGAACAAATCACCGTCTTTAAGTAACGATACGTTATCAATTGCAACTTGGCCAGCAATAATTTTATTGCCATGATTTTCAAACCGCTTCATGAAAGCAATGCCAATTACAGCGCAAATAAGTGTAGCCAAGGCCAAACCGAGAACTGGCCTAAGCATTATGCGGCGTTTGGGTGTGGCTATAGATAATCGGGCAATGGTAGAAGATAAAAGTCGTTGCTGCTCATTATCATTAAGTATTGGTGGTAAGGTTTGCCTAAGTTCATAAAGAGCAGTTTGTACTAAAATTTTGTATGAATGACAGCTTTTGCAATCTTGTAAATGTTGAGCTGACGCTACCGCAAGAGATGCATCAGGTGAGCCTTCTAAAGTTAGTTGCACTAATTCTTCGCGTATAATTTTGCATCTATCAATCATTATTATTCACCTCCTCCCCATATGAAACACAAGCATTAACTTCTTCAGTCATACCTCGAGCAAAAGCTTTACGCGCCCAATAGAGTCGCAAGCGCGTTGTTGAACGGCCTGCGTTCATCATCGTGGCGATATCGTCAACACAGTGTCCCATTGCCCGTAATACAAAAGCAATACGATGATTAACAGAAAGTTTTCCAAGTACACGATGGCATTTAGCAAGAGCTTCGCGAGCTTCTAAGCGTTGTTGCAAATTTTGAGGATCAACTACTTTCTCTTGCATATAATCCTCACTGCTTACAAATCCGCGTGTTTTTCTTTGTCGCCAAAAATCTCTTACAACATTCACACATATGCTACCCACCCAGCTAGAAAGCGCAGCTTCTTGGCGCAGATGTTTAAGACCAATAAGTAATCGTAGATAGACCGTTTGTTGCAGGTCATCGAGATCTGCCATTGAGCCCACGAGTCTAAATAAAAAGCCACGAACCAAATCAGAGCACTCATATAACACCAGTTTTTGAGCTGAACGATCTCCTTGGGTCGCTCGTTTAATTACCTCTTTACTCAAGTCTGAGACACGATTACACCTCTTTGTTGATTTGACGGAGCTTGAGGTCATTTGACTAAAACCGTGTTGCGATTGCGATCGCAAGGTTAGGTTGCACCCATCCAGACTGATATACAGGTTGTTTAAGTACTAGAATTCTCAGGTTTTTTCTGAGCACATCAGCTCCGAGGTGTAGCAGAATATCAAAATGAGATGTAGTATGAAGTACTCCTCCGACACCCACGGATATAAATGGAAGAAGTGTTGAAAGATGACGGGGCATAGTTTCACCTGCGTGCAATTTGGTATCGGTACGAAAATAAAGTACCCCACTTTCAAGATCGGTAAAAAATGAAAACATACCGCCAGCGATTCGTTGTGCAAAATAATAGCGCCCAAGCGCAGCAAATCGTGTAACTGCAGTATTACCTGCACCAGTTTGGGTTATTTCATGATGTCGCAGGCTTTGGGTACCGCTAATACCTGCTAACCATGATCCTTGAGCCCAAAATATTAATCCCCCAAAAGATGGTATTACCGTTTTAGAAAGAGTTAAGGTGCTACCCATGGCTATTAATTCAATGCCAACACCTTTTGCTGGTTGAGCATTTTTTTCATGCGCGTCGTTTTCATTAGCCAAAGCAAGCGGTAAAGTCGGCAAGGTTTTTTGTGCATTTTGTTCAATATGATTGGCATCTTCTTGATGAAGCATCATCGCGGTACGCAAGGCACTGCGTAACTTAATTGCAGCTAAACGATAAATCCGCGAATCATTAATCTGATTGCTATTAAAGTTTACTTCTACGGCTAAGGGTTTAGCATCAATTTGATTTACCACCATTACACAGGCAGAAAATCTAACACCAATATCCACAGCAAGACTTGACCACCAGGCGACATAAGTTGAACTATGTTGTTTTGCTAGTCTTAATGCTACCTGGCGCTGTTCGTCGATATTGTCGATAAATTTTGTTTTTACAATTTGGTGGGGGATATCATTTAAGTAAACAGACAAATATTTATTTAATATTGTTTTATTTAGACTTTGTTCTAGAGGGGTATATTCGATTAAAAGCACAGGTGGTGTCTGTAGAGCTAAGAGATCACCAGCACCTACGATGAGAGTAAAAATAACCACCAAAATTTGTAATAATTGGTGGATATATTGTTTGTAGGATGCTTTATTCTTCACAACAGACCTACACCAAGGGCTATCTCGAAAAGTGATTAAATTACATTAAAGATAAATAACTCCATTTCTCCGCGGCGGTATTTTAAATGAATTCAATGCTAAAGTGTGGCTAATTTCTGCAATGATTGCAAGTACGCCTGTGGTACACCAATGTCAAATCGCTGTCCTTGTACCATGTAACCAATAACTCCATCTTCTCGGCGTAGCCTATCAAGGCAAGAAGTAAGTTGAAATTCGCCTTTTTCCCTAATGTTGTTTGCTATATGCTCTTCTAAATAGTTGAAAATTTGTGCTGATAAAACATATTGTCCAAAAATAGTGCAATATTGATCTTCTGGTAGTCCTGCCATGCGTAAATACTGAGTGGCATATTCAATGTTAGGTTTTTCGGCAAACTCAGATATTGTCATTGTTGATGGCGGATCTAGCCAAGTGCCAACTACTGTTCCAAAATGATGAATTAATTCTGCGGGTGTAGTATGTAATCCTACAACGCTTTGTCCGTATTTTTCATAAACCTCAAGCAATTGGCGGGCGCAGGCCGTATCAGTATTTGAGGCATATAAATGGTCACCGAGCATTAACAAGAAAGGCTCATTACCTACCCATTCACGAGTGCAGTATACAGCGTCACCAAAACCATTTTGAGTTTCTTGTTCAATAAAAGTAATTTTATGTCCGATATTAAGTATATAATCAGATAATTCCTTAGCTTCTTTTGATAACTTTGCATAATGTTCTATTACTGGTGGTGTGTGAAAATAGTCTTCAAATAATTGCTGGTCACCTTTTTGTACTATAATGCATATTTTTTCAATATCAGCAGCTAGCGCTTCTTCAACTATTAATTGAATAACCGGCTTGGCTATGCCGTGTTTGTCAATTATTGGAAACATTTCTTTTTTCATGGTTTTAGTGGCTGGAAATAGTCTAGTGCCAAATCCAGCCGCAGGAATTACTGCCTTTCGTACTTTTTTTGCACAAGAGAGTATAAGCTTAAGGCATTTCATCTGCAGCTCAGATTCAATAATTTCAATTACTTTATTTTGAGTGTCTTCATTTTTAACCAGTAATTGTGCAGTGCCGTCTCCCTGTGAACCTACCCCTTTGCCCCCGAGAATATAGGGTTGCAATGCCGGGTAAGTTAGCAATTTATGCAATACCGGCGCCGTGAGTTGCGACGGGCATGCGGGTTGGCAGTACGTATCAAATTCTGCCTGCGATTTAGTCATTAATTTACCAAGAGTATTGGCGTCTCCAGTT from Deltaproteobacteria bacterium includes these protein-coding regions:
- a CDS encoding LamG domain-containing protein, whose translation is MALNRSCTEPVVDRLNNQEGALFFDGQDYLDLGENDFAISETNELTIAIWVKTHADGGFIIRKGHYIHPFSIQLTADSRIYAGIRLDKPEYLTSTTSLTHNQWYHVAMTYRNGTMTIYINGQPDVSVDNLLGTPAVTSDITRVATMPVTSPQAADYFIGEMDDVRIYNRALSASDISDLYNN
- a CDS encoding chitobiase/beta-hexosaminidase C-terminal domain-containing protein, whose translation is MDIQIPQLENRQIIEQYGVTWTFDKPMPVGKFINGDWYVVGQATIIDIDPPPLFGQQVVDAGWTLIECPRGPGGKREGEGYLSKCHINEVIDWPNQWARNGSMINPCCRTAAYDSRLGFVGDYYHPENFKKPIITLNPGDSLVSTKSRPLEPEYNMEEKNYSYYVRPIDTAPILTCVATPQPPDAFRPSYAPPPANDPTKSHVYLARNLKRELLSSLPLPDNAPDIEEWIRKFQQPWLDHIPFGKEAPYDHMPSYGQWFVWAVSKAALMLHLNYPQLQKERLLINYIQVGIDLWGLVNSGARTEWQAIGGCHSGRKWPIIFAGMMLEDKDMQTLAGAIFSEDQHYYFAPTWSGENVAFQSHITQLESRTDTRYPSTWTRDGHDANSYEYKLCCTNPYMSGQALAARMMKAEPLWNHASFFAYADRWRMADLQSIKDTIVKYTGNLFATWITTKTTINELYKFSDPFEKYMWETYRYKLPGGNHPIPIDTAYVGISPVPDVYASDSLEITIVCSEPTATIRYTLDDSIPDENSNFYTVPFKTTAKIITARAFDSNGNKSAVAQAIYDGYSVPDFPDDANTGPAVDHPNQNNIPDNEQSESESNNKKKSFMSAQSGCQAAASGYLFSLIVVLAILIRQLFK
- a CDS encoding TonB-dependent receptor plug domain-containing protein, with the translated sequence MQQTTNLEAPSSVTVFTRKDIMRLGVRTIERLLNFVPGFQGTTDNGNGVFRISVRGRNTTEHDYVLVLIDGQRLNDMFTGGAINPIAIENVEQVEIIRGPGSALYGANAFLGVIDIKTNRKRNNSMVASGDLNNRYVAINLANKLDALKVAAFVKHYRDDGYAQKFLDYAQGTMTFFHTKIDNLIQPPQNNLPYRNSGESIIQDLEFELRTREINGFSLLASYTHLMPREKEKTSLIVPYDYGAVALSYSWKMLLVSINAIMRGASKIGGFIATNIESQSFLVYDQPDVT
- a CDS encoding FecR domain-containing protein, whose product is MIDRCKIIREELVQLTLEGSPDASLAVASAQHLQDCKSCHSYKILVQTALYELRQTLPPILNDNEQQRLLSSTIARLSIATPKRRIMLRPVLGLALATLICAVIGIAFMKRFENHGNKIIAGQVAIDNVSLLKDGDLFIDEVLLFAKSDAMLQLRDKSQIQLNTGTKVYINNKLNTKIVLHKGSINLQVKPQPQNAPLLVATAEAKIRVIGTRFTVKRNDIATTTVVTVQQGQIEVTEIATGQNSILGSGKAQRIKANSLSMKSSVTNNAIGATSSTNKAIVKSTKSDKTLAPKTPSIAEIRTRIKARRIKEARILIRRARNNTRYNKHWLAELAIVEAEAELADGHPAIAIESYLTVTRTYPGTTQAEDAFYAAAQLAIDHSPNKQRGLKLLKKYITNYPQGRFHNDAVQLLRALEARK
- a CDS encoding RNA polymerase sigma factor is translated as MSKEVIKRATQGDRSAQKLVLYECSDLVRGFLFRLVGSMADLDDLQQTVYLRLLIGLKHLRQEAALSSWVGSICVNVVRDFWRQRKTRGFVSSEDYMQEKVVDPQNLQQRLEAREALAKCHRVLGKLSVNHRIAFVLRAMGHCVDDIATMMNAGRSTTRLRLYWARKAFARGMTEEVNACVSYGEEVNNND
- a CDS encoding GHMP kinase, with translation MKIFVPGRICLFGEHTDWAGGYRRINGDLEMGFALISGTNQGLYSEVTPHPSRLIFRTSLNDEVLDLPMDREKLLAAAQNGGMFSYIAGVAYQILTHYRVYGLEINNYHTDLPVKKGLSSSAATCVLVARAFNRIYDLKMTIRGEMEFGYLGEITTPSRCGRLDQGCAYGTRPVIMTFDGDRIEVDEIPIGDNFYFVIVDLCAGKDTREILSKLNKCYPFADNELQRGVQKYLGVISTDITKQAVKAIETGDANTLGKLMTKSQAEFDTYCQPACPSQLTAPVLHKLLTYPALQPYILGGKGVGSQGDGTAQLLVKNEDTQNKVIEIIESELQMKCLKLILSCAKKVRKAVIPAAGFGTRLFPATKTMKKEMFPIIDKHGIAKPVIQLIVEEALAADIEKICIIVQKGDQQLFEDYFHTPPVIEHYAKLSKEAKELSDYILNIGHKITFIEQETQNGFGDAVYCTREWVGNEPFLLMLGDHLYASNTDTACARQLLEVYEKYGQSVVGLHTTPAELIHHFGTVVGTWLDPPSTMTISEFAEKPNIEYATQYLRMAGLPEDQYCTIFGQYVLSAQIFNYLEEHIANNIREKGEFQLTSCLDRLRREDGVIGYMVQGQRFDIGVPQAYLQSLQKLATL